In Plasmodium gaboni strain SY75 chromosome 7, whole genome shotgun sequence, the following are encoded in one genomic region:
- a CDS encoding putative membrane protein (conserved Plasmodium membrane protein, unknown function): MKDYKNSDSNSCGYNPRNMNKYDKNYVGNNNTTDTNTSDNNTNDNNLSDSNTSDNNTSDVNLSSNNINNINKAKGYNIIDNNNNNNILLGNKMNCKYVSYECEHILFLSSFQLSFSFIFSMYCQFYYLSIINMGLFVTSILHWRKPELGLRRNIDIAMMLCSIIIHIIYSFYINSLCVFICFFTSVLLASLYFIGKKFSYNSYSTLYHLFIHTIGNLSAITIYYISKKKYINNS; the protein is encoded by the coding sequence atgaaagatTACAAAAATAGTGACAGTAACAGTTGTGGTTATAATCCTAGgaatatgaataaatatgataaaaattatgttggaaataataatactaCAGATACGAATACTAGTGACAATAATActaatgataataatttgaGTGATAGTAATACAAGTGACAATAATACGAGTGACGTGAATTTAAGttctaataatataaataatataaataaagcAAAAGGGTACAACATaatagataataataataataataatatattattggGGAATAAAATGAATTGTAAATATGTAAGTTATGAATGtgaacatatattatttttatcatcttttcaattatcattttcatttatattttctatgTATTGCcaattttattatttatcaataataaatatggGTTTATTTGTAACCTCTATATTACATTGGAGAAAACCAGAACTAGGGTTAAGAAGAAATATTGACATAGCTATGATGTTGTGTAGTATAATAATtcacataatatattcgttttatataaattcattatgtgtattcatttgtttttttaCATCTGTACTTCTAGCTAGCCTTTATTTTATAGGGAAAAAATTTAGTTACAATTCATACAGTACTTTATATCATTTGTTTATACATACTATTGGTAATTTATCAGCCATTAccatatattatatttcaaaaaaaaaatatatcaataattcataa
- a CDS encoding hypothetical protein (conserved Plasmodium protein, unknown function) gives MIKLNKKLLLYILKLNNHVVISKCEKKKDKLLFLLHFNKWRGGSYNYTTKLKCVNSDKLLNMINNNDNVEKKKTSNVMEKDFLKINDFYYFNIYLMKDQEFVNFVLKYNFYENKNIYVSILIHLSYIYKNISIDQILKVLEKVYEQNKSSFSHSLIKGEHICKMYSYICDNIIKLNNIQLITFLKCCSYTINDYPLEIIKMINKFLLSKSLYKLNINILHDICNSSIKIKKDCTLKKLTYDESIVLMNNKIVNYLKNQILNMNNINSFFQNVPVYINMIKEEENNIPLNLNNYLNKPETIQSDININNNDNIIRQNMDDTYHRDNNLTYINKIEGDNIKQTNHLIHKNNIQNIDNQHNNIHINENKNNNVLSQKWMNPIYDNIKKYEDFSSYNNTKDVDLKNFKNNCKLIFLNKINEINTNNAIASVCILKWLEIKDIFIYTHICEIVLKNIINFDTKHFIRFLRKCHALKFEKNKNDQKENIKHNIDYNEYHGVTNLFNTNLENMKDIQNVQNVQNINNINNINNVNNVNPFSNNQIDKSDHEKNIQMNEKNNVEYIEGSNLFLQLLNERVYQLNIKELRSITYGLYGFVENMKQFSHLNNLKNNMNLFFSMCVQYITNYIDKEILKEKNYLQSDNTNNETLSNHMVDMEETIINDNNMKDDICIRNDKNYDINMNKDYIYISPSKDIYIDKYDTTYNHKHNEKIKYICDILLNISYFNISKNHRKIKFVYEYINKLISNKNEDLDINNLLDILMSLSNLYIKTNDNYIFHTYKKIIEILQNEKHNHKILINGHHFNKLSIGILPILNEENKIISTFSQYLLFFVQNNIVPLRSCVFLLQNIMKNINIKLNESLCLLKLAMINRIYIFLKHTHDYIQNKNQQDNNDLKEIDIQKFLLIHSINENTLICIITSLSLILQYSKYGSTIKNDATNLILKIIPYVSKNSFKKFPKKHIHSDLIDILSIQHDDVKQVLISKM, from the coding sequence atgataaaacTTAATAAAAAACTACTCTTGTATATTCTTAAATTAAACAACCATGTAGTTATAAGTAAATgcgaaaaaaaaaaagataagCTTCTTTTCTTGttacattttaataaatggAGAGGAGGAAGTTATAATTATACAACTAAATTAAAATGTGTAAATAGTGATAAGttattaaatatgataaataataatgataatgtagaaaaaaaaaaaacatcTAATGTAATGGAAAAAGATTTTCTCAAAATAAatgatttttattattttaatatttatttaatgaaaGATCAAGAATTTgttaattttgttttaaaatataatttttatgaaaataaaaatatatatgtatctATACTTATACATTTAagttatatttataaaaatataagtatTGATCAAATTTTAAAAGTATTAGAAAAGGtatatgaacaaaataaatcatCTTTTTCACACTCATTAATTAAAGGAGAACATATTTGTAAGATgtattcatatatatgtgataatataataaaattaaataatattcagTTAATTAcctttttaaaatgttGTTCTTATACTATAAATGATTACCCATtagaaattattaaaatgataaataaatttcttttatcaaaatcattatataaattaaatataaatattttgcATGATATTTGTAATAGTTctattaaaataaaaaaggattgtactttgaaaaaattaacCTATGATGAATCAATTGTTTTgatgaataataaaattgtaaactatttaaaaaatcaaattttaaatatgaataatattaatagtttttttcaaaatgtgcctgtatatattaatatgataaaagaggaggaaaataatatacctctaaatttaaataattacTTGAATAAACCCGAAACGATACAAAGTGACATCAacattaataataatgataatattataagaCAAAATATGGATGATACTTATCATcgtgataataatttaacttatattaataaaatagaaggtgataatataaaacaaacaaatcatttaatacataaaaataatatacaaaatatagacaatcaacataataatattcatataaatgaaaataaaaataacaatgTTTTATCACAAAAATGGATGAACCCtatttatgataatataaaaaagtatGAAGACTTTtcttcatataataataccAAAGATGTCGATTTAAAAAACTTCAAAAATAATTgtaaattaatatttttaaataaaataaatgaaataaatacaaataatgCAATAGCTTCAGTTTGTATCCTTAAGTGGCTAGAAATAAAAgacatttttatttatacgCATATTTGTGAAattgtattaaaaaatattataaattttgaTACTAAACATTTCATCAGGTTTTTGAGAAAGTGTCATGCTCTAAAATTtgaaaagaataaaaatgatcaaaaagaaaatattaagCACAATATTgattataatgaatatCATGGAGTTACcaatttatttaatactAACCTAGAAAATATGAAAGATATACAAAATGTACAAAATgtacaaaatataaataatataaataatataaataatgtaaataatgTAAATCCTTTTAGTAATAACCAAATAGACAAAAGTGACCAcgaaaaaaatatacaaatgaatgaaaaaaataatgtagAATATATCGAAGGAAgtaatttatttcttcaaCTATTAAATGAACGTGTGTAtcaattaaatataaaagaacTTAGAAGTATTACATATGGTTTATATGGATTTGTAGAAAACATGAAACAATTTTctcatttaaataatttaaagaataatatgaatttgtttttttccATGTGCGtacaatatataacaaattatattgataaagaaatattaaaagaaaaaaattatttacaaagtgataatacaaataatgaAACACTTTCAAATCATATGGTAGATATGGAAGAGACAattataaatgataataatatgaaagatgatatatgtataagaaatgataagaattatgatataaatatgaataaagattatatatatatatcaccatcaaaagatatatatatagataaatatGATACAACATATAATCATAAACATAATGAgaagataaaatatatatgtgatattttattaaatataagttattttaatattagTAAAAATCATCGTAAAATTAAATTTgtatatgaatatataaataaattaatatcaaataaaaatgaagatttagatataaataatttattagATATTCTAATGTCTTTAtcaaatttatatataaaaacaaatgataattatatttttcatacatataaaaaaattattgaaattttacaaaatgaaaaacaTAATCATAAAATACTAATTAATGGTCatcattttaataaattatcaaTTGGTATATTACCAATACttaatgaagaaaataaaataatatcaacATTTTCTCAATATTTACTTTTCTTTgttcaaaataatattgtaCCATTAAGATCATGTGTTTTCttattacaaaatattatgaaaaatattaatataaaattaaatgaatcCTTGTGTCTACTCAAATTAGCTATGATaaatagaatatatatttttttaaaacatacacatgattatatacaaaacaaaaatcaacaagataataatgacttaaaagaaatagatattcaaaaatttttattaatacattcaattaatgaaaatacattaatatgtattattacCAGCTTGTCTTTAATACTTcaatattcaaaatatggaagtactataaaaaatgatgcCACAAATcttattttaaaaattattccATACGTTTCAAAAAActcttttaaaaaatttcCAAAAAAACATATTCATTCGGATTTAATCGACATCCTTTCAATTCAGCATGATGACGTAAAGCAGGTGTTGATAAGCAAAATGTAA
- a CDS encoding hypothetical protein (conserved Plasmodium protein, unknown function), whose amino-acid sequence MSYNNKFNDKKRFLSTSYQDVNNYVNAQNTQAVTNQPYFYPIIPQYPFATTAYNPNINYPNMIPMNNNYNNYNNKRLNKKKKSFHNFNKYTMEVNSNIREAVNDPWTHLYGKYPNIQFK is encoded by the coding sequence atgagttataataacaaattTAATGACAAAAAAAGATTTTTATCAACATCCTATCAAGatgtaaataattatgTCAATGCACAAAATACCCAAGCGGTTACAAATCAACCATATTTTTATCCAATTATACCTCAGTACCCTTTTGCTACTACAGCATATAACCctaatataaattatcCGAATATGATACCAATGAATAATAActataataattataataataaaagattaaataaaaaaaaaaagagttttcataattttaataaatatacaatgGAAGTAAACTCTAATATAAGAGAAGCAGTTAATGATCCATGGACTCACTTATATGGAAAATATCCAAATATTCaatttaaatga
- a CDS encoding sin3 associated polypeptide p18-like protein, giving the protein MSRSVSLSLSSNEKSSSSFFSTKGSNKNIEDNENGKKRLPSYDTKNLKNKSKGKKIEKDKYSEDDDNNKSNNVVQENVSKEKNWDNNNNNNNYQINKKKKRKDYHSSSSISMMSLSSFSKDSDSEHKEMKRKNKDNKKKKESSNYKRKKEDKYNKRDCYQYDKYDSDNYNDNSHTYSNHSSDRKKRKKYHEEKHKEKKKKKKNDISSSISYYDNYKDEKKKKEDRNILKSNKDKRKKKYNRSSSVSFSSYYEDISDNSNESDTIENRKNKDKNKKINKIKQDKEGKYYTSKHSEKEKDYSRKKKKRKGDTKDSLYSISLSSYEDFKRKKHKTKKDKHKNNGKDSDYYEEEDHIKEHTGELLKEKKKKNKEKKRTWKNEKHEDTSKDFFCNKEKTHSLERGEDVKNSYFSREISEDFFASNSRNRSKIRSSDSYYKIKKHECKDRKKRKYDEEKLSLITKKKRKRRDNDYTDDNYVSDNTYSSMYRNKNYMINRNNDRVNNRTHNHTTYRNNDHINYHRRSSYKEDVSNKYYDKKDLEKEKYIKRFNENEKYRNNDFMSKYDINKKRKSSPNYDISSKYSNYKRSSYINNISINTNSRYSNLNMNGIDKMGIINREKTCPFLLRLFYKVDKEYNVDDMDVLTKDNNSNELQIYAWIDITMREIVTLVKDFYKDSRQRNAQWVFKVFSYEKKKLTFLSKVHSTIYNYKEDNKTLLSLNYEIGDIILLSIMLDKK; this is encoded by the coding sequence ATGAGCAGAAGTGTAAGTTTGAGTTTAAGTTCAAACGAGAAATCTTCTTCAAGTTTTTTCTCGACAAAAGGgtcaaataaaaatatcgAAGATAATGAAAATGGAAAGAAGAGATTACCAAGTTATGACACAAAGAATTTGAAGAATAAATCGAAAGgtaaaaaaattgaaaaagataaatattcggaagatgatgataataataaaagtaataatGTAGTACAAGAAAATGTatcaaaagaaaaaaattgggataataataataataataataattatcaaataaataagaaaaagaaaagaaaagacTATCATTCTTCATCTAGTATTAGTATGATGAGTTTATCATCTTTTAGTAAAGATAGTGATAGTGAACACaaagaaatgaaaagaaaaaataaagataataagaaaaaaaaagaaagcTCTAActataaaagaaaaaaggaAGATAAGTATAACAAACGTGATTGTTATCAATATGATAAGTATGATAgtgataattataatgacAATTCTCATACCTATAGTAACCATTCCAGTgatagaaaaaaaagaaaaaaatatcatgaagaaaaacataaggaaaagaaaaaaaaaaaaaaaaatgatatttcCTCTAGTATCAgttattatgataattataaagacgaaaaaaaaaaaaaagaagatcgaaacatattaaaaagcaataaagataaaagaaaaaaaaaatacaacAGATCAAGTAGTGTTTCTTTTTCTAGCTATTATGAAGATATAAGCGATAATAGCAATGAAAGTGACACCATAgaaaatagaaaaaataaagataaaaataaaaaaattaataaaataaaacagGATAAAGaaggaaaatattatacatcAAAACATTcagaaaaagaaaaagattattctcgaaaaaaaaaaaaaagaaaaggaGACACGAAAGATTCATTATATTCAATAAGTTTAAGTTCATATGAAGATTTTAAGAGAAAAAAACACAAAACGAAAAAGGACAAGCATAAGAATAATGGAAAGGACAGTGATTATTATGAGGAAGAGGATCATATAAAGGAACACACGGgagaattattaaaagaaaagaagaaaaaaaacaaagaaaaaaaaagaacatGGAAAAATGAAAAACATGAGGACACAAGTAAAGATTTCTTTTGTAATAAGGAAAAAACACATTCTTTAGAAAGGGGAGAAGATGTAAAGAATAGTTATTTTAGTAGGGAAATATCCGAAGATTTCTTCGCTTCCAATAGTAGAAATAGAAGTAAAATACGTTCTAGTGattcttattataaaataaagaaacATGAATGTAAGGATAggaaaaaaagaaaatatgatgaagaaaaattatcattaataaCAAAGAAAAAGAGGAAAAGACGAGATAATGATTATACTGATGACAATTATGTTAGTGATAATACTTATAGTAGTATGTATcgtaataaaaattatatgattaatCGTAATAATGATCGTGTAAATAATCGAACACATAACCATACAACCTATAGAAATAAtgatcatataaattatcatCGACGTAGTTCTTATAAGGAAGATGTTTCcaataaatattatgataagAAGGATttagaaaaagaaaagtatattaaaagattcaatgaaaatgaaaaatatagaaataatgATTTTATGTCGaaatatgatattaataaaaaaagaaaaagttCTCCtaattatgatatatcATCTAAATATAGTAATTATAAACGTTCgtcatatataaataatatatctattaaTACAAACAGTCGTTATTCTAACCTTAACATGAATGGAATTGATAAGATGGGAATAATAAATAGAGAAAAAACATGTCCTTTTCTTCTTCGCTTGTTTTATAAAGTAGATAAAGAGTATAATGTTGATGATATGGATGTGTTGActaaagataataatagtaatgaattacaaatatatgCATGGATAGATATCACTATGAGAGAAATTGTTACACTTGTAAAAGATTTCTATAAAGATAGTAGACAAAGAAATGCTCAATGGGTTTTTAAAGTTTTTtcatatgaaaaaaaaaaattaacattCTTATCAAAGGTACATAgtacaatatataattataaagaagataataaaacCTTACTATCTTTGAATTATGAAATTGgtgatattatattattatcaattATGTTGGACAAAAAATGA
- a CDS encoding putative regulator of chromosome condensation, producing MKKLKNTLFIFGSGECGQLPPEYCTDYVQVNPTAIPNLPNDIDEVICGSMHTIIKTTDDKLYSFGCNDMGVLGRKTYSSGIKDLEHSPTLINFTFPSKIKKITCGDNHTAILLENGKVYITGGFRDYCGVLGLPSFGEKNELLTKSFEFIEIQFSYNNNNSNNNNNNNNGGILKSQDSYENHTCDDSNNSNDRKDEDIKIINIISGEDHLICLDESREYIFTMGNSDSCQVCNNFYEQEDSEEQRIKYVYPNCYHYTYFGFENKFENIYCGGNNTYVQLEDSLDVYGIGRNAYGSCGVSSKDNIIKKFERIEELSQKKINQLCGGQSFTVCLLNNNDLYIWGNREILGMECDDDAYYPLELDFFKKNNYIIKNITCGTDHCLVLTDNGKLFGWGTGGNEFDEDTSLAVIEKNEPSEIDFIKFVKKMISKYNKNDSELLHQNLIKIVSFAGGSSHCAFISSHIDTDRVCVKRGYDEIYDEDMLSKKHKRDNNDYNDIQNENNDIEQIDAHDEIVKKYLEEKKNQIQNVDDNMDKTYIFNKNKGKDHTYIKDTCYDISTNKYSTKDICQSLDKINEQSEGSNLPSEQNKRRRSVKTKSYLSNESPTRKQPRRSCKEHTSLNENANKKFYQIIDKPILKKKKKTTTSMKNKNTNLKEVQSPIGKRKIKSVGSRRESLSRPISKKDNLKRE from the coding sequence atgaaaaaattgaaaaataCGCTTTTTATTTTTGGGTCAGGAGAATGTGGTCAATTACCCCCAGAATATTGTACTGACTATGTTCAGGTAAATCCAACAGCTATTCCTAATTTACCAAATGATATTGATGAAGTAATATGTGGGTCTATGCATAcaattataaaaacaacagatgataaattatattcttttgGTTGTAATGATATGGGTGTATTAGGAAGAAAAACATATTCAAGTGGAATAAAAGATTTAGAACATTCTCCTActttaattaattttacGTTTCcttcaaaaataaaaaagattaCATGTGGTGATAACCATACAGCCATTTTGTTAGAAAATGGTAAGGTATATATTACTGGAGGATTTCGAGATTATTGTGGAGTATTAGGGTTACCATCATTTGGAGAAAAAAACGAATTATTAACAAAATCGTTTGAATTTATAGAAATACAATTTAGTTataacaacaataatagtaataataataataataataataatggGGGAATATTAAAAAGTCAAGATTCTTATGAAAATCATACATGTGATGATTCAAATAACTCAAATGATCGAAAAGatgaagatataaaaataattaatataatatctGGTGAAGATCATTTAATTTGTCTTGATGAAAGTCgtgaatatatttttaccATGGGGAATAGCGATTCTTGTCAAGTGtgtaataatttttatgaacaAGAAGATTCAGAAGAAcaaagaataaaatatgtatatcccaattgttatcattatacatattttggatttgaaaataaatttgaaaatatttattgtggaggaaataatacatatgtTCAGTTGGAAGACTCTTTAGATGTATATGGTATTGGTAGAAATGCATATGGATCTTGTGGAGTTTCTTcaaaagataatataattaaaaaatttgaaaGGATTGAAGAATTatcacaaaaaaaaattaatcAATTATGTGGTGGACAAAGTTTTACAGTCtgtttattaaataataatgatttatatatatgggGTAATAGAGAAATATTAGGTATGGAATGTGATGATGATGCATATTATCCTTTAGAATTagatttttttaaaaaaaataattatattataaaaaatattacatgTGGTACTGATCATTGTTTAGTTTTGACAGATAATGGAAAATTATTTGGATGGGGTACAGGAGGTAACGAATTTGATGAAGACACCTCCTTAGCTGTcattgaaaaaaatgaaccCTCAGAAATtgattttattaaatttgtaaaaaaaatgatttcaaaatataataaaaatgattcTGAATTATTGCATcaaaatttaataaaaattgtGTCATTTGCAGGAGGTTCGTCTCACTGTGCATTTATTTCATCACATATAGATACTGATAGGGTATGTGTAAAGAGAGGATATGATGAAATATATGATGAAGACATGTTAAGCAAAAAACACAAAAGagataataatgattataatgatattcAAAATGAGAACAATGATATAGAACAAATTGATGCTCATGATGAAATcgtaaaaaaatatttagaagagaaaaaaaaccaaatacaaaatgtagatgataatatggataaaacatatatatttaataaaaataaaggaaaAGATCATACTTATATTAAAGATACATGTTATGATATATctacaaataaatattcaaCAAAAGATATTTGTCAATCTttagataaaataaatgaacaAAGTGAAGGTTCAAACTTACCAAgtgaacaaaataaaagaCGAAGAAGTGTTAAAACAAAATCATATCTAAGTAATGAAAGTCCAACAAGAAAACAACCTAGAAGATCATGTAAAGAACATACATcattaaatgaaaatgcaaataaaaaattctATCAAATTATTGATAAACcaattttaaaaaaaaaaaaaaaaactacAACTTCAAtgaaaaacaaaaacaCAAACCTAAAAGAAGTACAATCACCAATtggaaaaagaaaaataaaatcgGTAGGATCAAGAAGAGAAAGTTTATCGAGACCTATCTCCAAAAAGgataatttaaaaagagagtaa
- a CDS encoding putative serpentine receptor, whose protein sequence is MAKRHKLKITILSIFFFVTFTGIHTVFTAFNRKDWLKFYTSCFGTGEVKWELLALLTVVNMLLLLLNVNYKENINHLNNKKSETSDINDDLINVDMHEFSNNEKDESSDENEKEKKYNKLKIRYLYNVSNSIICYYSLWILCYYLIYFLCFLSFLYGIRIFNNNVINIYTLRTCKIDKLTNYILSENTFISLYWTIINFNVFMSKYTDSFYIVNYFKLNFEFSNRKKKTLFILNYMYQLLLLSYTIYKNITLYTKGEYNLNQIICALIFLCLILYTILEITYVLEINRPCYNVQTKLPFHYVWAIIYLFIIFTSSVIFYFSVFSYSIKDQFVNFQIALWLFFISLTYIKKNQLFIKI, encoded by the exons ATGGCTAAAAGGCACAAATTAAAGATTACAATTTTgtcaatttttttttttgtgacATTTACGGGGATTCATACCGTTTTCACAGCATTCAATAGAAAAGATT GGTTAAAGTTTTATACTAGTTGCTTTGGTACGGGAGAAGTAAAATGGGAACTGCTAGCCTTGTTAACAGTTGTGAATATGcttcttttattattaaacGTGAATTACAAAGAGAATATAAAccatttaaataataagaagAGTGAGACAAgtgatataaatgatgatttaataaatgtTGATATGCATGAATTTAGtaataatgaaaaagatGAAAGTAGTGATGAGAATGAGAAAGagaagaaatataataaattaaaaataagatatttatataatgttaGTAATTctattatttgttattataGTTTATGGattttatgttattatttaatatactttttatgttttttaagttttttatatggtataagaatattcaataataatgtaataaatatatataccttGAGGACATGTAAAATTGATAAATtaacaaattatatattatcagaaaatacatttattaGTTTATATTGGActattataaattttaatgTTTTTATGAGTAAATACACAGATTCCTTTTATATAgttaattattttaaattaaattttgAATTTAGTAATaggaagaaaaaaacaCTTTTCATTcttaattatatgtatcaattattattattatcttatactatatataaaaatattacttTATATACTAAAGGagaatataatttaaatcAGATCATTTGTGctcttatatttttatgcCTAATATTATATACCATTTTAGAAATTACTTATGTGTTAGAAATTAATAGACCATGTTATAATGTACAGACCAAATTACCTTTTCATTATGTATGGGcaattatttatttatttattattttcacATCATCagttattttttatttttccGTTTTTAGTTATTCTATAAAAGACCAATTTGTGAATTTCCAAATTGCCTTGTGGCTTTTTTTTATCTCActaacatatataaaaaaaaatcagTTATTCATCAAAATATga